A region from the Flavobacteriales bacterium genome encodes:
- the dapF gene encoding diaminopimelate epimerase, whose translation MEGRASKGFNAIFAAMDKQPQAFSKWEGTGNDFILVDDHKGLFPAHDIPYVRQLCDRHYGIGSDGLILLQKAKSDRLDFHMEFFNPDGSRSFCGNGSRCTFAFWSKLTGGSSARFTAVDGEHSAEWHEGEVAVSLAYVPYVGHDPAEPMVDFIHNGSPHELVWVEDPATVDVRTEGAKRRWAPRRGEGGTNVNFVRWRDGRMEIRTFERGVEDETMSCGTGVVAAAISGLHRIHMPSPVHVRARGGDLRVEAELVDREGYGNIKLIGPAREVFGGQLPPRR comes from the coding sequence ATGGAAGGCCGCGCCAGCAAAGGCTTCAACGCGATATTTGCCGCGATGGACAAGCAGCCCCAAGCGTTCAGCAAGTGGGAAGGAACCGGCAACGACTTCATCCTGGTGGACGACCACAAGGGCTTGTTCCCCGCGCATGACATTCCGTACGTGCGACAGCTGTGCGATCGTCATTACGGCATTGGAAGTGACGGTTTGATCCTGCTCCAGAAGGCCAAGTCGGATAGGCTGGACTTCCACATGGAATTCTTCAACCCTGACGGGAGCAGGAGCTTCTGCGGCAACGGCAGCCGCTGCACGTTCGCCTTCTGGAGCAAGTTGACAGGCGGAAGTTCGGCCCGGTTCACGGCGGTGGATGGGGAGCACTCGGCGGAGTGGCACGAGGGCGAAGTTGCTGTATCACTGGCCTATGTGCCGTACGTAGGTCATGACCCTGCCGAGCCCATGGTCGATTTCATCCACAATGGCTCGCCGCACGAACTCGTGTGGGTGGAAGACCCTGCCACGGTTGATGTGCGAACGGAAGGAGCGAAGCGTCGTTGGGCACCGCGGCGTGGCGAAGGTGGAACGAACGTGAACTTCGTGCGGTGGCGCGATGGCCGCATGGAGATCAGGACCTTCGAACGTGGTGTTGAGGATGAAACGATGAGCTGTGGAACAGGTGTCGTGGCAGCGGCCATCAGCGGGCTTCACCGTATCCACATGCCATCACCGGTGCATGTGCGTGCACGCGGCGGCGACCTTCGAGTAGAAGCAGAACTGGTGGACAGGGAGGGCTATGGCAACATCAAGCTCATTGGCCCGGCGCGCGAAGTTTTCGGCGGACAATTGCCCCCACGCAGATGA
- a CDS encoding phosphoglucomutase/phosphomannomutase family protein: protein MTKIKFGTDGWRAIIAEEFTVDNVARVSVAVAQWVRKNFPDNPSIVVGHDCRFAGDLFAETCTKVFVSNGIKVHLAKGFVSTPMVSLGAAQLKASMGVILTASHNPPSYNGYKLKGHYGGPLIPEHVQEIEDIIPAAHGLKLADIDLKKAEADGMISIVDLEGMYVKHVEKNFDLDAIRKSGLELGYDAMYGAGQNVIPRILPEATLLHCVNDPSFKGQAPEPIHKNLIEFSELIKNSDIQCGLATDGDADRIGLYNSKGEFVDSHHIILLLIHYLVKYKKFTGKVVVAVSTTPKVEKMCKHYGLEYQVVKIGFKWICGIMITEDVLLGGEESGGIAIKGHIPERDGIWMGLTIWEFMAKSGKTLEELIQEVYAIVGPFSYDRNDLHISESLKQEVLKNCTDDKYKKFGDLEVRRLETIDGWKYHFDNDQWLMIRASGTEPVLRTYAESNSLENARRILAACKQAIGA from the coding sequence ATGACCAAGATCAAATTCGGCACGGATGGATGGCGCGCCATCATCGCAGAGGAATTCACCGTGGACAATGTGGCGCGCGTGAGCGTGGCCGTTGCCCAATGGGTCAGGAAGAACTTCCCCGACAACCCCAGCATTGTGGTGGGCCACGACTGCCGTTTCGCCGGTGATCTTTTCGCCGAGACCTGCACCAAGGTGTTCGTGAGCAATGGCATCAAGGTGCACTTGGCCAAAGGCTTTGTTAGTACACCGATGGTCTCGCTCGGTGCCGCGCAATTGAAGGCGAGCATGGGCGTGATCCTCACCGCCAGCCACAACCCGCCCAGCTACAACGGCTACAAACTGAAGGGCCACTACGGCGGCCCGCTCATTCCCGAGCACGTGCAGGAGATCGAGGACATCATCCCCGCTGCGCACGGCCTGAAGCTCGCCGACATCGACCTGAAGAAGGCAGAGGCCGACGGCATGATCAGCATCGTGGACCTGGAGGGCATGTACGTTAAGCATGTGGAGAAGAACTTCGACCTGGACGCGATCCGGAAAAGCGGCCTGGAACTGGGCTACGACGCGATGTACGGAGCAGGCCAGAACGTGATCCCGCGCATACTGCCCGAAGCCACGCTGTTGCACTGCGTCAACGACCCCTCCTTCAAGGGACAGGCGCCGGAGCCGATCCACAAGAACCTCATCGAGTTCAGCGAACTCATCAAGAACTCGGACATCCAGTGCGGTCTCGCCACTGACGGCGATGCCGATCGTATCGGGCTCTACAACAGCAAGGGTGAGTTCGTCGACAGCCACCACATCATCCTGCTGCTCATCCACTACCTGGTGAAGTACAAGAAGTTCACCGGAAAGGTGGTGGTGGCCGTGAGCACCACGCCCAAGGTGGAGAAAATGTGCAAGCACTACGGCCTGGAGTACCAAGTGGTCAAGATCGGCTTCAAGTGGATCTGCGGCATCATGATCACTGAGGACGTGTTGCTGGGCGGCGAGGAGAGCGGTGGCATTGCCATCAAGGGCCATATCCCGGAGCGCGATGGGATCTGGATGGGGCTCACCATTTGGGAGTTCATGGCGAAGAGCGGCAAGACGTTGGAGGAACTCATCCAGGAGGTGTACGCCATCGTGGGGCCATTCAGCTACGACCGCAATGACCTGCACATCAGCGAAAGCCTGAAGCAGGAAGTACTGAAGAACTGCACGGACGACAAGTACAAGAAGTTCGGTGATCTGGAAGTGCGACGCCTGGAGACCATTGATGGTTGGAAGTACCACTTCGACAACGACCAGTGGCTGATGATCCGCGCAAGCGGTACGGAACCTGTGCTGCGCACCTATGCCGAAAGCAACAGCTTGGAGAATGCGCGGAGGATCCTCGCGGCGTGCAAGCAGGCCATCGGCGCTTGA
- a CDS encoding glyceraldehyde-3-phosphate dehydrogenase → METLEARTGYEAGLKEYVDREKASVDLLNSVGKLMYERGVELVFFRNHLFDVSISQVLSLLDYSEKVVKKPVDAATTALVARELLNLDLAPSKIDIGKLTFEFKTSGEKDAKAWLGDHLKGFIGQDKRQLEPRDVVLYGFGRIGRIAARELVRQAGKGQQLRLRAIVTRTNSDEEIVKRAALLRNDSVHGSFKGTVIEDLANKCLIINGQRVQMIASAAPESVDYTAYGINNALVLDNTGVFTKRADLGRHLQAKGVAKVILTAPGKEMPNIVYGINHKDLDIESETLFSAASCTTNAICPILKVMEDKVGIEKGHIETVHAYTNDQNLLDNYHKKPRRGRSAAINMVITSTGAGSAVTKAIPSLKDKLTANAVRVPTPNGSLAIMNLTLNRKVTLDEVNEFLRNAALDGDLVNQIHYQIDPELVSSDIIGDTCCSVFDSNATIVSPDGKNVVLYAWYDNEFGYTKQVIRLAKHVAKVQRLIYY, encoded by the coding sequence ATGGAGACCCTCGAAGCAAGAACTGGCTACGAAGCCGGCCTGAAAGAATACGTGGACCGCGAAAAGGCGTCCGTTGATCTGTTGAACTCCGTTGGCAAGCTCATGTACGAGCGCGGGGTGGAGTTGGTGTTCTTCCGCAATCACCTCTTCGATGTGAGCATCAGCCAGGTGTTGTCCTTGTTGGATTACTCCGAGAAGGTGGTGAAGAAGCCCGTTGATGCGGCTACCACTGCGTTGGTGGCCCGTGAGCTTCTCAACCTGGACCTCGCACCGAGCAAGATCGACATCGGTAAGCTCACTTTCGAGTTCAAGACCTCCGGCGAGAAGGATGCGAAAGCTTGGCTGGGCGATCACCTAAAGGGATTCATCGGGCAGGACAAGCGCCAATTGGAACCGCGTGACGTTGTGCTCTATGGGTTCGGCCGTATCGGTCGCATTGCTGCCCGCGAACTGGTGAGGCAAGCCGGTAAGGGCCAACAGTTGCGCCTTCGCGCCATTGTGACCCGCACGAACAGCGATGAGGAGATCGTGAAGCGCGCCGCTCTCTTGCGCAACGACAGCGTGCACGGCAGTTTCAAGGGCACCGTCATTGAGGATCTGGCGAACAAATGCCTCATCATCAACGGCCAACGGGTGCAGATGATCGCCAGCGCAGCTCCAGAATCGGTTGACTACACAGCATACGGCATCAACAACGCTCTCGTGCTGGACAACACCGGCGTTTTCACCAAGCGCGCCGACCTGGGGCGCCACCTGCAAGCCAAAGGTGTGGCCAAGGTGATCCTGACCGCCCCGGGGAAGGAAATGCCGAACATCGTATACGGCATCAATCACAAGGACCTGGACATTGAGAGCGAAACGCTCTTCAGCGCTGCGAGCTGCACCACCAACGCCATTTGCCCCATCCTGAAGGTGATGGAGGACAAAGTAGGCATCGAAAAGGGGCACATCGAAACGGTGCACGCATACACCAACGACCAGAACCTGCTGGACAACTACCACAAGAAGCCCCGCCGGGGCCGCAGTGCCGCCATCAACATGGTGATCACGAGCACCGGGGCAGGTAGTGCTGTCACCAAGGCCATCCCGAGCCTCAAGGACAAGTTGACCGCCAACGCCGTGCGTGTTCCAACGCCCAACGGCTCCCTGGCCATCATGAACCTGACGTTGAACCGCAAAGTGACGTTGGACGAGGTGAACGAGTTCCTGCGAAACGCAGCACTTGATGGCGATCTGGTGAACCAGATCCACTACCAGATCGACCCGGAGCTGGTCAGCAGCGACATCATCGGCGATACGTGCTGCAGCGTTTTCGACAGCAACGCCACCATCGTGAGCCCCGACGGAAAGAACGTGGTTCTTTACGCTTGGTACGACAACGAATTCGGTTACACCAAGCAGGTGATCCGGTTGGCCAAGCACGTGGCCAAGGTGCAGCGATTGATCTACTACTGA
- a CDS encoding tetratricopeptide repeat protein → MFRRFFSSAFVLTSALALTAQDAQRLIAQGDSVLALGKPQKAVEYFDKAVKAQADARSLAARASAWYALDQPSKMLDDLDRALKLDSISPEANYQRALYAMRGQSWTTADIHADKAVRHAAREPLRSQALIVRGEARAEMKRHSAALGDLEEGLRLVPNDAAALRVLARLYDQTKQFEKALNTLDHLIRLEPKDMGHLVNKGFELAQLGRHPEALTVYDEAAKFDAEEPVLLSNRAYSLMELGRNDEAFKEVKRSLARDPGNPFALRTRAVLWLRKGERGKACEDLQLSKAIGPGPEVDALILEHCGGATPRR, encoded by the coding sequence ATGTTCCGACGGTTCTTCAGCTCCGCTTTCGTGCTTACCAGTGCCCTTGCGCTCACCGCGCAGGATGCCCAGCGCCTGATCGCGCAGGGCGACAGCGTACTGGCGTTGGGCAAGCCGCAGAAGGCCGTGGAATATTTCGACAAGGCGGTGAAGGCGCAAGCCGACGCACGCAGCCTGGCCGCACGCGCCAGTGCTTGGTATGCGTTGGACCAGCCCAGTAAGATGCTCGATGACCTGGACCGTGCATTGAAGCTCGACAGCATTTCCCCCGAAGCGAACTATCAGCGGGCGCTTTATGCTATGCGCGGCCAGAGTTGGACCACTGCCGACATCCATGCGGACAAGGCCGTACGCCATGCAGCCCGGGAGCCCCTGCGCTCACAGGCACTCATTGTGCGGGGCGAGGCGCGGGCTGAAATGAAACGTCACAGTGCTGCATTGGGCGACTTGGAGGAAGGCTTGCGCTTGGTGCCCAATGACGCGGCCGCACTGCGTGTGCTAGCCCGCCTTTACGACCAAACGAAGCAATTCGAGAAGGCGCTGAACACGCTTGATCACTTGATCCGGCTTGAGCCCAAGGACATGGGCCACCTCGTGAACAAAGGCTTCGAACTGGCGCAATTGGGCCGGCACCCCGAAGCGCTCACCGTCTATGACGAGGCAGCCAAGTTCGATGCCGAAGAGCCCGTCCTGCTGAGCAACCGCGCCTACAGCCTGATGGAACTGGGCCGCAACGATGAAGCCTTCAAGGAGGTGAAGAGGAGCTTGGCGCGCGATCCGGGCAACCCCTTCGCGCTTCGGACACGTGCCGTGCTATGGTTGCGCAAAGGCGAGCGCGGAAAAGCGTGTGAAGATCTCCAGCTGAGCAAGGCCATCGGTCCCGGTCCGGAGGTTGATGCGCTCATTCTTGAGCACTGCGGCGGTGCAACGCCACGTCGCTGA
- a CDS encoding Do family serine endopeptidase, translating into MKRILGSLSMALAGGLLALGIHSYFQPDATINAANGGTSPAVRYVNLPGPAGTTMAAPDFTGAAERTVNAVVHVTTETMVTQRDPFADFFWGYRAPVQQRPVQGAGSGVIISDDGYIVTNNHVIEGADKIQVHLNDKRMMEARIIGRDPSTDIALLKVDASGLPSMPFGNSDDVKVGEWVLAVGNPFNLTSTVTAGIVSAKARSINILQQDANRDIFPIESFIQTDAAVNPGNSGGALVNAAGELIGINTAIASQTGSYAGYSFAVPVNIAKKVTGDLLEFGSVQRAYIGVSIMDMDQSLAKEVGMDRIKGVYVRGLTDDGAAAASGIKEGDVILKVGNVDVNNVPALQEQVGKFRPGNNVAVTVWRDGGERTVDVKLRGKDGSTNITLAKASTTASSVLGAEVRGATAEELKALNIRNGVKVTAINGGRLRSSGIKEGFIITRIDQQPVTTPEDIARVLDNKRGGVLIEGIYPNGTKAYYGLGV; encoded by the coding sequence ATGAAACGTATCCTCGGTTCCCTCTCCATGGCCCTCGCTGGCGGCCTGCTGGCCTTGGGCATTCACAGCTACTTCCAACCCGATGCGACGATCAATGCCGCCAATGGGGGCACTTCTCCCGCGGTCCGGTATGTGAACCTTCCAGGTCCGGCCGGCACCACCATGGCCGCACCTGACTTCACAGGTGCCGCTGAACGTACGGTGAACGCAGTAGTGCACGTGACCACCGAAACCATGGTAACCCAGCGCGATCCCTTTGCGGACTTCTTCTGGGGCTATCGCGCACCGGTGCAGCAGCGCCCCGTTCAGGGTGCCGGCAGCGGGGTCATCATCAGCGATGATGGCTATATCGTCACCAACAACCACGTGATCGAAGGCGCTGACAAGATCCAAGTGCACTTGAACGACAAGCGCATGATGGAAGCGAGGATCATCGGCCGTGACCCCAGCACGGACATCGCCTTGCTGAAAGTGGATGCAAGTGGCCTGCCCAGCATGCCCTTCGGCAACAGCGACGACGTGAAAGTGGGCGAATGGGTGTTGGCGGTGGGCAACCCGTTCAACCTCACAAGCACGGTTACAGCGGGTATTGTGAGCGCCAAGGCACGCAGCATCAACATCCTTCAGCAAGATGCCAACCGCGACATCTTCCCCATTGAGAGCTTCATCCAGACCGATGCCGCCGTTAACCCGGGCAATAGTGGTGGTGCTTTGGTGAACGCTGCTGGCGAACTCATCGGCATCAACACGGCCATTGCCAGCCAGACAGGGAGCTATGCCGGGTACAGCTTCGCTGTTCCGGTGAACATCGCCAAGAAGGTGACCGGCGACCTGCTTGAATTCGGCAGTGTGCAGCGCGCATACATCGGTGTGAGCATCATGGACATGGACCAAAGCCTGGCCAAGGAGGTGGGCATGGACCGCATCAAGGGCGTCTATGTGCGGGGCCTCACCGACGATGGTGCCGCGGCTGCTAGCGGCATCAAGGAGGGTGATGTCATCCTGAAGGTGGGCAATGTGGACGTGAACAACGTCCCAGCGCTCCAGGAGCAGGTGGGCAAGTTCAGGCCGGGGAACAACGTTGCGGTAACGGTATGGCGCGACGGCGGAGAGCGCACTGTGGATGTGAAGCTCCGGGGCAAGGACGGTTCCACGAACATTACCCTTGCGAAGGCTTCGACCACCGCCAGTTCGGTCCTGGGTGCGGAAGTCAGGGGGGCCACTGCAGAGGAACTCAAGGCCCTGAACATCCGGAACGGTGTGAAAGTGACCGCGATCAATGGTGGCCGTCTCCGTAGCAGTGGTATCAAGGAAGGCTTCATCATCACCCGCATCGACCAGCAACCGGTCACCACGCCCGAGGACATCGCCCGGGTATTGGACAACAAGCGCGGTGGTGTTCTTATTGAGGGGATCTACCCCAATGGCACCAAGGCCTATTACGGGCTTGGTGTTTGA
- a CDS encoding T9SS type A sorting domain-containing protein has protein sequence MRTSFLLAFVVPLAATAQNDYFANDPVWRVGSLCNNGGGIGGSCMSDKAYNYFLSGDSLANGYTYKKVMRQGTETVYWQGGNPPPPPMCTGTTQFGPELVALLRQDGQAIFEWQEDMDVLVYDFDLSAGDTLPLSTTNWNNDITVGAIDSIQVGTEWRKRFALVNSWAPYLVEGIGSSHGLLEPISNFFDCGYELECYGLGTTGYYPVQGPDCHLVMGLPTSLEQFEPLQVFPNPTANGIMVVGERPLGTLRFFNAQGGEVLVHTTYAMSAWIDLASLAPGIYVMASANARLKVSIEH, from the coding sequence ATGAGAACTTCATTCCTCCTTGCTTTTGTTGTGCCGCTGGCCGCCACGGCACAGAACGACTACTTCGCCAACGATCCCGTGTGGCGGGTGGGCAGCTTGTGCAACAACGGCGGCGGGATCGGCGGTTCGTGCATGTCCGACAAGGCCTACAACTATTTCCTCTCCGGGGACTCGTTGGCCAATGGCTATACCTACAAGAAGGTGATGAGGCAGGGTACGGAGACCGTGTATTGGCAGGGTGGCAACCCGCCTCCACCGCCCATGTGCACGGGAACAACGCAGTTCGGTCCCGAACTCGTTGCTCTGCTCAGACAAGATGGCCAGGCCATCTTCGAGTGGCAGGAAGACATGGACGTGCTGGTGTACGACTTCGATCTGAGCGCGGGCGATACGCTGCCTTTGTCCACGACCAATTGGAACAATGACATCACCGTTGGGGCCATCGACAGCATCCAAGTGGGCACGGAATGGCGGAAGCGGTTCGCGTTGGTCAACAGTTGGGCTCCGTACTTGGTGGAAGGGATCGGTAGCAGCCACGGCTTGTTGGAGCCGATCAGCAATTTCTTTGACTGCGGATATGAACTGGAGTGCTACGGCTTGGGCACTACGGGATATTACCCGGTCCAAGGCCCGGATTGCCATTTGGTGATGGGACTTCCAACTTCTCTGGAACAATTCGAGCCGCTACAGGTGTTCCCGAACCCGACCGCAAACGGGATCATGGTAGTGGGCGAACGCCCGCTCGGCACCTTGCGCTTTTTCAACGCCCAGGGCGGCGAAGTACTGGTGCACACCACCTATGCGATGTCCGCATGGATCGATCTGGCCAGCCTTGCTCCAGGGATCTACGTAATGGCAAGCGCCAATGCCCGTCTGAAGGTGAGCATCGAACACTAG
- a CDS encoding RNA polymerase sigma factor RpoD/SigA produces MRQLKITKSITNRESQSLDKYLQEIGKEGLINAEMEVELARRIKQGDGTALEKLVKANLRFVVSVAKQYQNQGLSLPDLINEGNLGLIKAAQRFDETRGFKFISYAVWWIRQSILQALAEQSRIVRLPLNQVGSLNKINKAFAKLEQEYERPPSADELATLLDLPPEKVADTMKVSGRHISMDAPFVEGESNSLLDVLPNLDSQPADRMLINESLAKEIERALSTLTERERDVVKLFFGIGINHGLTLEEIGAKFDLTRERVRQIKEKAIRRLRHTSRSKLLKAYLG; encoded by the coding sequence ATGCGCCAGCTCAAGATCACCAAGTCGATCACCAACCGCGAGAGCCAATCGCTGGACAAGTACTTGCAGGAGATCGGCAAGGAGGGCCTCATCAACGCCGAAATGGAGGTTGAACTGGCCCGGCGCATCAAGCAGGGGGATGGTACCGCGTTGGAGAAGTTGGTGAAGGCCAATCTCCGTTTCGTGGTGTCGGTGGCCAAACAATACCAGAACCAGGGCCTTAGCCTGCCTGATCTCATCAACGAGGGAAACCTCGGTCTGATCAAGGCGGCCCAGCGCTTCGACGAAACCCGTGGCTTCAAATTCATCAGCTACGCTGTTTGGTGGATCCGCCAGAGCATCCTTCAGGCACTGGCCGAGCAGAGCCGTATCGTTCGTCTGCCCCTGAACCAAGTGGGCAGCCTCAACAAGATCAACAAGGCCTTCGCGAAGCTGGAGCAAGAGTACGAGCGCCCCCCCAGCGCTGATGAGCTCGCCACGCTCTTGGACCTTCCCCCTGAAAAGGTGGCGGATACCATGAAGGTGAGCGGTCGCCACATCAGCATGGACGCACCCTTCGTTGAGGGTGAGAGCAACAGCCTGCTGGACGTGCTGCCCAACTTGGACAGTCAGCCAGCCGACCGGATGCTCATCAATGAGAGCCTTGCCAAGGAGATCGAGCGAGCGCTGAGCACGCTTACCGAGCGCGAGCGCGATGTGGTGAAGCTGTTCTTCGGCATCGGCATCAATCACGGCCTCACCTTGGAAGAGATCGGAGCCAAGTTCGACCTGACCCGCGAGCGCGTGCGCCAGATCAAGGAGAAGGCCATCCGCCGCCTGCGCCACACCAGCCGCAGTAAACTGCTGAAGGCGTATCTCGGTTAG
- the mltG gene encoding endolytic transglycosylase MltG produces MKRAKWFALVSVALLVVAGIVGWQIWRKAFGPGPDFGEPYRVLLIRTGAGFDEVVDSLNHHGIIADEQAFRLLAKRKKYAQRVKPGRYVLQSGISPNDLVNKLRSGEQDPVRVTFNTIRRMPELAGKAASYLESDSTAMLRVLLDPAVARQYGFAQEEFIGMFIPDTYEMWWTDTPSDFVARMAREYKAFWTAERKQKATSLKLDQGEVSALASIVQAETGARKDAGNIAGVYLNRLRIGMPLQADPTLKFALGLDTVSRILNIDKQVESPYNTYKYTGLPPGPINLPEKPFLDAVLNAPKHEYLYFCASEALDGTSNFAKTYEQHLVNARRYHQALNKRGIYR; encoded by the coding sequence ATGAAGCGGGCCAAGTGGTTCGCTCTGGTGTCGGTCGCGTTGCTGGTGGTTGCCGGCATTGTTGGTTGGCAGATCTGGCGCAAGGCGTTCGGACCGGGACCGGACTTCGGAGAGCCTTATCGCGTGCTGCTGATCCGCACAGGAGCAGGCTTCGATGAGGTGGTTGATAGCCTCAACCATCACGGCATCATCGCGGATGAGCAGGCTTTCAGGTTACTGGCGAAACGGAAGAAGTACGCCCAACGGGTGAAGCCGGGCCGCTACGTTCTGCAGAGCGGCATAAGCCCGAACGACCTGGTGAACAAGCTGAGGAGCGGGGAACAGGACCCTGTGCGCGTTACGTTCAACACCATCCGGCGCATGCCCGAGCTGGCCGGCAAAGCCGCATCATATCTCGAAAGCGATTCAACGGCCATGCTACGCGTGCTGCTCGACCCGGCCGTGGCGCGGCAATACGGCTTTGCCCAAGAGGAGTTCATTGGCATGTTCATCCCGGACACCTACGAAATGTGGTGGACGGACACGCCAAGCGATTTCGTTGCGCGCATGGCCCGCGAGTACAAGGCGTTCTGGACGGCGGAACGCAAGCAGAAAGCAACGAGCTTGAAGCTGGACCAAGGCGAAGTGAGCGCGCTCGCCAGCATCGTTCAAGCAGAGACCGGAGCGCGAAAGGATGCAGGCAATATCGCGGGTGTTTACCTCAATCGCTTGCGCATCGGCATGCCGTTGCAGGCCGATCCAACGTTGAAGTTCGCCCTTGGGCTCGACACGGTCAGCCGCATCCTGAACATAGACAAGCAAGTGGAATCGCCGTACAACACCTACAAGTACACCGGCTTGCCACCCGGCCCCATCAACTTGCCGGAGAAGCCGTTCCTCGATGCGGTATTGAACGCGCCCAAGCACGAGTACCTCTACTTCTGCGCCAGTGAAGCGCTGGACGGCACCAGCAATTTCGCCAAGACCTACGAGCAGCATCTGGTGAACGCGCGCCGTTACCACCAAGCACTGAACAAGCGCGGGATCTATAGATGA
- a CDS encoding class I SAM-dependent rRNA methyltransferase, with amino-acid sequence MPARVFITDPHRRSAAGHPWIFDSQVVRSEGDFEPGDVVEVVDVKKGTLGLAFINPKSVIRLRLLTRDVRAAVNGDFIRHRVRAAWLHRQRLGYTGSCRVVFGESDGLPSLIVDRFVNADNPGDCIISMQTLALGMERWKDVVADELRSLFSPRGIFERNDVPVREKEGLQPLAGPIGRAFRTRITIQENGIRMEVDVATGQKTGHFLDQVRNHAAIAPIVQGARVLDCCTHTGGFALHAAHYGAREVTALDISEEAVVLARRNAGLNNLDERCDFRVANVFDFLTAASRDSARWDVIVLDPPAFAKSRSALENAVRGYKEINLRALKCLAPGGFLVTCSCSFHMGPDLFRKTIQDAARDAGKQLREVYSAGQPPDHPVLWGAPETHYLKCHILQVI; translated from the coding sequence ATGCCTGCCCGCGTCTTCATCACCGATCCGCACCGCCGATCCGCTGCGGGCCATCCGTGGATCTTCGATAGCCAAGTGGTGCGCAGCGAGGGCGACTTCGAGCCCGGCGATGTGGTGGAAGTCGTGGACGTGAAGAAGGGGACATTGGGCCTGGCTTTCATCAACCCCAAGAGCGTCATCCGCCTTCGATTGCTCACTCGTGATGTGCGGGCCGCCGTGAACGGGGACTTCATACGGCACCGTGTGAGGGCGGCGTGGCTGCACCGGCAGCGCTTGGGCTACACCGGTAGTTGCCGCGTGGTGTTCGGCGAGAGCGATGGTTTGCCTTCCCTCATCGTGGACCGTTTCGTGAACGCCGACAACCCGGGCGACTGCATCATTTCCATGCAGACGTTGGCGCTTGGCATGGAGCGCTGGAAGGACGTGGTGGCCGATGAACTGCGCTCACTTTTCAGTCCGCGGGGCATTTTTGAGCGCAATGATGTGCCCGTGCGGGAAAAAGAGGGACTGCAACCGTTGGCCGGCCCGATCGGCCGGGCTTTCAGGACGCGCATCACGATACAGGAGAACGGCATACGCATGGAAGTGGACGTGGCCACGGGCCAGAAGACCGGCCACTTCCTGGACCAAGTGCGCAACCACGCGGCGATCGCTCCCATCGTGCAAGGTGCACGCGTGCTCGATTGCTGTACGCACACCGGCGGCTTTGCGCTGCATGCCGCGCACTATGGCGCGCGCGAGGTGACCGCCCTCGACATCAGCGAGGAAGCTGTTGTGCTGGCCCGTCGGAACGCCGGGCTCAACAACCTTGATGAGCGCTGCGACTTCCGCGTGGCCAACGTGTTCGATTTCCTCACCGCGGCGAGTCGTGACAGCGCTCGCTGGGATGTGATCGTGCTCGACCCGCCTGCGTTCGCCAAGAGCAGGAGCGCGCTCGAGAACGCCGTGCGCGGCTACAAGGAGATCAACCTGCGTGCGCTGAAGTGCCTTGCGCCGGGCGGCTTCCTCGTCACGTGTTCGTGCTCCTTCCACATGGGGCCGGATCTTTTCCGCAAGACCATCCAGGACGCCGCGCGCGATGCCGGCAAACAACTGCGAGAAGTTTACTCAGCTGGCCAGCCGCCGGACCATCCTGTTCTTTGGGGCGCACCCGAGACACACTACCTCAAGTGCCATATCCTGCAAGTGATCTGA